A stretch of the Thermoleophilaceae bacterium genome encodes the following:
- a CDS encoding Fic family protein: protein MKSFVDLDRTFGDQPRELGAVLARIDTGRGQEQLFRDQRPELLKRLSEHARIASITASNAIEGVAVETARAERIAKGGSRYRNRNEQEFAGYRDAVDAMMRADGQGRLTVPFILHLHRQLFYYAGGRGGYLKTEENLIASYESGSREVIFTPPGPDQTEFLLTELFVRYEELKREGRTHPLVLIAALVVDFLAIHPVADGNGRLARLLTTHELLSYGYGVARYVSVEQRIFESRNTYYDRLYQSQRGWRDGKHDIWPWASYLAQILAGAYDDFERRVAAATDQRGSKQDRVRGYILEQVPEQFRRRDIENALPDVSPATIRLVLNELRDDKQIVADGAGPSARWRRVTP, encoded by the coding sequence ATGAAGAGCTTCGTCGACCTTGACAGAACCTTTGGGGACCAGCCCCGCGAATTGGGCGCTGTGCTCGCCCGCATCGACACCGGGCGAGGTCAGGAGCAGCTGTTCCGCGACCAGCGACCCGAATTGCTGAAGCGGCTCTCGGAGCATGCGCGGATTGCGTCGATCACCGCGTCGAACGCCATCGAGGGAGTGGCGGTCGAAACGGCTCGCGCGGAGAGAATCGCCAAGGGAGGCTCGCGGTACCGCAACCGAAATGAGCAGGAATTCGCCGGATACCGGGATGCGGTCGACGCCATGATGCGAGCTGATGGCCAGGGGCGCCTGACGGTGCCCTTCATCCTGCATCTCCACCGACAGCTCTTCTACTACGCCGGAGGCAGGGGCGGATACCTGAAGACAGAGGAGAACCTGATCGCCTCCTACGAGAGCGGCTCGCGAGAAGTGATCTTCACGCCTCCTGGACCGGACCAGACGGAGTTTCTTCTCACGGAGCTGTTCGTTCGCTACGAGGAGCTCAAGCGGGAAGGGCGGACTCATCCGCTGGTGCTGATAGCCGCGCTGGTGGTCGACTTCCTGGCCATCCACCCCGTCGCGGACGGCAATGGTCGACTTGCGCGTCTCCTCACCACCCACGAACTCCTCTCCTACGGCTATGGAGTGGCACGCTACGTCAGCGTCGAGCAACGCATCTTCGAGTCGAGGAACACGTACTACGACCGCCTCTACCAATCGCAGCGCGGTTGGCGCGACGGCAAGCACGACATCTGGCCCTGGGCTTCGTACCTCGCGCAGATCCTGGCGGGCGCGTATGACGACTTCGAACGGCGGGTGGCCGCGGCGACCGACCAACGGGGAAGCAAGCAGGACCGCGTCCGCGGCTACATCCTCGAGCAAGTGCCGGAGCAGTTCAGGCGGCGCGACATCGAGAACGCCCTCCCAGATGTCAGCCCCGCCACCATCCGCCTGGTGCTCAACGAACTGCGCGACGACAAGCAGATAGTCGCGGATGGCGCCGGACCTAGCGCACGGTGGCGTCGAGTGACGCCATGA